Proteins encoded in a region of the Saccharothrix ecbatanensis genome:
- a CDS encoding sugar transferase: MGSATTSPLESRWRHPRARAVSRPDLLRRVNAVAVLLVAVDVTAVAAVATRFAPDAGWTAVVAASLLGMRAACRLYRRRLWLSWFHDLPRSVGATAVAFALVTLVGLLGQAPPEATATAQWSVLAFAALSEPSRLGVFAFGRWCRRKFHRCDRTIVVGAGKVGVDLVGAMIAHPEFGLRPVGFVDPEPALDRSALPVDLLDEDLGDAITRLGVGTVVLAFSHARESSVVDSAITAHRLGCTTLVVPRMFELYQDGPDIERLRSYPLMRLGTAPTSRPSWWVKRGMDVLLAAVALVVLAPVIALCALAVLLESGRPVIFRQVRVGMDDQPFVLYKLRSVRMNGEDDSQVTWSVVGDRRVGPVGRFLRGSSLDELPQLWNILRGDMSIVGPRPERPGFVREFSAIHELYWARHRVPTGLTGLAQVHGLRGDTSIVDRSRYDNYYIANWSLWLDVKILLQTVGELLCRRNH, translated from the coding sequence GTGGGATCGGCGACGACCTCGCCGCTGGAGTCGCGGTGGCGGCACCCTAGGGCGCGGGCGGTGTCACGGCCGGACCTCCTCCGACGGGTGAACGCGGTGGCGGTGCTACTGGTCGCGGTCGACGTGACGGCGGTGGCCGCGGTGGCCACTCGGTTCGCGCCGGACGCGGGGTGGACGGCGGTGGTCGCGGCGTCACTGCTCGGCATGCGGGCCGCGTGCCGCCTCTACCGCCGGCGTCTGTGGCTCTCGTGGTTCCACGACCTGCCGCGCTCGGTTGGCGCGACGGCCGTGGCGTTCGCCCTGGTCACCCTGGTCGGATTGCTCGGCCAAGCCCCACCGGAGGCGACCGCGACAGCCCAGTGGTCGGTGCTGGCCTTCGCCGCGCTGAGCGAACCGTCCCGGCTCGGCGTGTTCGCCTTCGGCCGCTGGTGCCGCCGCAAGTTCCACCGCTGCGACCGCACGATCGTGGTCGGCGCCGGGAAGGTCGGGGTCGACCTCGTCGGCGCGATGATCGCGCACCCGGAGTTCGGCCTGCGCCCGGTCGGGTTCGTCGACCCGGAGCCCGCCCTCGACCGCTCCGCCCTGCCGGTGGACCTGCTGGACGAGGACCTGGGCGACGCGATCACCCGATTGGGTGTCGGCACGGTGGTGCTGGCGTTCTCCCACGCCCGCGAGTCTTCCGTGGTCGACTCCGCGATCACGGCGCACCGACTGGGCTGCACCACGCTCGTCGTGCCCCGGATGTTCGAGCTGTACCAGGACGGGCCGGACATCGAACGGCTGCGCAGCTACCCGCTGATGCGGCTCGGCACCGCGCCGACCAGCAGGCCGAGCTGGTGGGTCAAGCGCGGCATGGACGTGCTGCTGGCCGCCGTGGCGCTGGTCGTGCTCGCGCCGGTGATCGCGCTGTGCGCGCTGGCCGTGCTGCTGGAGAGCGGCCGGCCGGTGATCTTCCGCCAGGTCCGGGTCGGGATGGACGATCAGCCGTTCGTGCTCTACAAACTGCGCAGCGTGAGAATGAACGGCGAAGACGATTCCCAAGTCACCTGGTCGGTGGTAGGAGATCGCCGGGTCGGACCAGTCGGACGATTCCTTCGTGGCAGTTCGTTGGACGAACTCCCCCAGTTGTGGAACATCCTCCGAGGCGACATGTCCATCGTCGGACCGCGTCCCGAACGCCCGGGTTTCGTCCGCGAGTTTTCGGCTATCCACGAGCTGTACTGGGCCAGGCACCGGGTTCCGACGGGACTCACCGGACTCGCGCAGGTGCACGGGCTGCGGGGTGACACGTCGATTGTCGACAGGTCTCGATATGACAACTACTACATAGCCAACTGGTCGTTGTGGCTGGACGTCAAAATCCTGTTGCAGACGGTGGGTGAGCTGTTGTGCCGAAGGAATCACTGA
- a CDS encoding glycosyltransferase yields MTVDEGALRTASEQGGPALSGSKRTHARAHIVLPAYNEAASLPPLLRRLAEVALTEQLTAWVVDDGSSDGTAEVAIAGVPGLDVRLVSHAVNLGLGQAVQSGLRAVLAEAGEEDVVVVMDADDTHDPSMIRQLESEIAAGADVVICSRFVAGGDDATAPALRRLLSRGAAVLFRRVLRVEGVRDFTSGFRAYRVSLLTRAADHWGERLIEERGFACMVELLLKLRHCRPVVTEVPLTLRYDRKQGPSKIRIARTVGQYVKLLVRDRLSPAPYRAL; encoded by the coding sequence TTGACCGTCGACGAAGGCGCACTGCGCACAGCTTCGGAACAGGGCGGACCGGCCCTTTCCGGCAGCAAGCGCACCCACGCCCGAGCCCACATCGTGCTGCCCGCCTACAACGAGGCCGCCTCCCTGCCGCCACTGCTGCGTCGGCTCGCGGAGGTCGCGCTCACCGAACAGCTCACCGCCTGGGTCGTGGACGACGGCTCGTCCGACGGCACCGCCGAGGTCGCCATCGCCGGGGTGCCGGGCCTCGACGTCCGGCTGGTCAGCCACGCGGTCAACCTCGGCCTCGGCCAGGCCGTCCAATCAGGGCTGCGCGCCGTGCTGGCCGAAGCGGGCGAGGAGGACGTGGTCGTCGTGATGGACGCCGACGACACCCACGACCCGAGCATGATCCGGCAGCTGGAGAGCGAGATCGCGGCGGGCGCGGACGTGGTGATCTGCTCCCGGTTCGTGGCCGGCGGGGACGACGCGACCGCTCCCGCGCTGCGCCGGCTGCTGTCGCGGGGCGCCGCGGTGCTGTTCCGCCGCGTGCTCCGGGTGGAGGGCGTCCGCGACTTCACCAGCGGCTTCCGCGCCTACCGCGTCAGCCTGCTGACCCGTGCCGCGGACCACTGGGGCGAGCGGCTGATCGAGGAACGCGGGTTCGCCTGCATGGTGGAGCTGCTGCTCAAGCTCCGGCACTGCCGGCCGGTGGTCACCGAGGTGCCGCTGACCCTGCGCTACGACCGCAAGCAGGGCCCGAGCAAGATCAGGATCGCGCGCACGGTCGGGCAGTACGTGAAGCTGCTGGTCCGCGACCGGCTCTCGCCCGCGCCGTACCGGGCGCTGTGA
- a CDS encoding FAD-dependent oxidoreductase, with protein sequence MGPVGHGHVVVVGGGICGLATAHRLVREGIPVTLLEGSDQLGGLGTFFPWRDRWIERFYHCVMPTDDHLLGLLDELGLRDSIGWRRTRMGMVVDGRSFPFNTALDLLRFTPLGVLDRLRFGVVSLLLRRLGRGKDLDGTRTEDWLRGLYGDRVWELLLAPLFGAKFGARFGDVPALYLWQRLGREGAVSVRGYPEGGYRAVIDALRASIEDGGGVVRLDAPVRRIGVDGGVRIELDGGEVVSAERAVSTLPLPLLRQLADDDLAARLPEVRLPYQGVVNALFFLRRPLSGHYWTPVVRSGAEFDGLIQMTPLVGVRPYSGWHLVYAMRYTDRESPLFREDDAAIAARWTAQLLELHPSLRAEDVDDVRVFKAPFVEPVYPLGYLARRPPVVVDGTPLLLATTAHVYPEVTSWNSSVGLARRVVGMLAEAPQRVPGQGIPS encoded by the coding sequence ATGGGGCCGGTGGGCCACGGGCACGTGGTGGTGGTCGGCGGTGGCATCTGCGGCCTGGCCACCGCCCACCGGCTGGTGCGCGAGGGCATCCCGGTGACGCTGCTGGAGGGCAGCGACCAGCTCGGCGGGCTCGGCACGTTCTTCCCGTGGCGCGACCGCTGGATCGAGCGGTTCTACCACTGCGTGATGCCGACCGACGACCACCTGCTCGGCCTCCTCGACGAACTCGGCCTGCGTGACTCGATCGGCTGGCGTCGCACCCGGATGGGCATGGTCGTGGACGGCCGGAGCTTCCCGTTCAACACGGCGCTGGACCTGCTCAGGTTCACCCCGCTGGGTGTGCTCGACCGGCTTCGGTTCGGCGTGGTCTCGTTGCTGCTGCGCCGGTTGGGGCGGGGCAAGGACCTGGACGGCACGCGCACCGAGGACTGGCTGCGCGGGCTCTACGGCGACCGGGTGTGGGAGCTGCTGCTGGCGCCGCTGTTCGGGGCGAAGTTCGGCGCGCGCTTCGGCGACGTGCCCGCGCTGTACCTGTGGCAGCGCCTGGGACGTGAAGGGGCCGTGTCGGTCCGCGGGTACCCGGAGGGCGGCTACCGGGCCGTCATCGACGCGTTGCGGGCGTCGATCGAGGACGGTGGCGGCGTGGTGCGGCTCGACGCGCCGGTGCGGCGGATCGGGGTGGACGGCGGCGTGCGGATCGAGCTGGACGGCGGCGAGGTCGTGTCAGCGGAACGGGCGGTGTCGACGTTGCCGCTGCCGTTGTTGCGGCAGCTCGCGGACGACGACCTGGCCGCGCGGCTGCCCGAGGTGCGGCTGCCGTACCAGGGCGTGGTGAACGCGCTGTTCTTCCTGCGCCGACCGCTGTCCGGGCACTACTGGACGCCCGTGGTGCGGTCCGGCGCCGAGTTCGACGGGCTGATCCAGATGACCCCGCTGGTGGGCGTGCGGCCCTACAGCGGGTGGCACCTGGTCTACGCGATGCGGTACACCGACCGGGAGTCCCCGCTGTTCCGCGAGGACGACGCGGCGATCGCGGCGCGGTGGACGGCGCAGCTGCTGGAGCTGCACCCGTCGTTGCGCGCCGAGGACGTGGACGACGTGCGGGTGTTCAAGGCGCCGTTCGTGGAGCCGGTGTACCCGCTCGGGTACCTGGCCCGACGCCCGCCCGTGGTGGTCGACGGCACGCCGTTGCTGCTGGCGACCACCGCGCACGTCTACCCGGAGGTCACGAGCTGGAATTCGAGTGTGGGACTCGCGCGGCGGGTCGTCGGGATGCTGGCGGAGGCACCACAGCGGGTTCCCGGCCAGGGGATTCCAAGCTGA
- the wecB gene encoding non-hydrolyzing UDP-N-acetylglucosamine 2-epimerase — MGPIDQGVLGAVTMVCGTRPELIKLAPLIRLIGTNATVVYTGQHYDTAMYHRIRQDIGRPGRFHELNVGGGRRGAQLGAAVAAVDEVLAQHPTRAVIVQGDTTSALAGALAANANDVPLVHVEAGLRSFDRAMPEEHNRVAIDHLADLCCAPTPLNRTNLLAESVPEERIAITGNTVVEALVAALPGRDAEAGVLASHRLERDGYVLATIHRPENVDDPVTLETILRELNRLPLPVVLPLHPRTAKRVSGFGLTSLLIRLRVVEPQAYPAFLALARCAAVVVSDSGGIQEEVSVLKRPVVVVRRSTERPEIEGTFGTLVPPGPRMGTEVLRWLEDVPGHRERLEQIPSPYGTGSPSVRIAAALRHLVGGEPVHGALSLESPGREPAVVPPPASRRPAARVPHSNSSS, encoded by the coding sequence GTGGGTCCGATCGACCAGGGAGTTCTCGGCGCCGTGACGATGGTGTGCGGCACCAGGCCGGAGCTGATCAAGCTGGCTCCGCTGATCCGGCTGATCGGGACGAACGCGACGGTCGTCTACACCGGACAGCACTACGACACCGCGATGTACCACCGGATCCGGCAGGACATCGGCCGTCCGGGCCGGTTCCACGAGCTGAACGTGGGCGGCGGACGCCGTGGCGCGCAGCTGGGAGCGGCCGTGGCGGCGGTGGACGAGGTGCTGGCGCAGCACCCGACGCGGGCGGTGATCGTGCAGGGCGACACGACGTCCGCGCTCGCGGGGGCGTTGGCGGCCAACGCTAACGACGTCCCGCTGGTGCACGTCGAAGCGGGCCTGCGCAGCTTCGACCGGGCGATGCCCGAGGAGCACAACCGGGTGGCCATCGACCACCTCGCCGACCTGTGCTGCGCGCCGACCCCGCTCAACCGCACCAACCTGCTCGCCGAGAGCGTCCCCGAGGAGCGGATCGCGATCACCGGCAACACGGTGGTCGAAGCCCTCGTCGCCGCGCTGCCGGGGCGTGACGCCGAGGCCGGGGTCCTGGCCTCGCACCGGCTCGAACGCGACGGCTACGTGCTCGCCACGATCCACCGGCCGGAGAACGTGGACGACCCGGTCACCCTGGAGACGATCCTGCGCGAGCTGAACCGGCTGCCGCTGCCGGTGGTGCTCCCGCTGCACCCGCGCACGGCCAAGCGGGTGTCGGGCTTCGGGCTGACGTCGCTGCTGATCCGGCTCAGGGTGGTGGAACCGCAGGCGTACCCGGCGTTCCTGGCGCTGGCCCGGTGCGCCGCCGTGGTCGTGTCCGACTCCGGCGGCATCCAGGAAGAGGTGAGCGTGCTCAAGCGGCCGGTGGTCGTGGTGCGCCGCAGCACCGAGCGGCCGGAGATCGAGGGCACGTTCGGCACCCTCGTGCCACCCGGCCCGAGGATGGGCACGGAGGTGTTGCGGTGGCTGGAAGACGTGCCCGGCCACCGGGAACGCCTGGAGCAGATCCCGTCCCCTTACGGCACCGGCTCGCCGTCGGTCCGGATCGCCGCCGCGCTGCGGCACCTCGTCGGCGGCGAGCCGGTCCACGGCGCCCTCAGCTTGGAATCCCCTGGCCGGGAACCCGCTGTGGTGCCTCCGCCAGCATCCCGACGACCCGCCGCGCGAGTCCCACACTCGAATTCCAGCTCGTGA
- a CDS encoding lysyl oxidase family protein — translation MVRRYVALVGTAVLVAVSVGPSHAAAGDMALLPDLRQAPVGCAGGHTVSPSRCVDWDVCLVADPSAPSGPCVTGVPAGAVRLRFTSAVENIGDGPLLVYGTRSDTGQPRMTSRQAFQSAVDGSIPASYEQAQHALPAAMYYEHAQAHQHWHMLDFEHFQLRTPSGTTVVTDRKNGFCLGDRYRTVGRLPNRPADDGSPAAELAKVLWANRCGHHAPEALSTVQGISVGYGDDYVYAVDFQWLDITAVPSGTYDVVNVVNGDRSLVEKSYANNASSIAISVRWPGGAHNPPAQITEPPQVRLLRSCPGQERCAGRILY, via the coding sequence ATGGTGCGGAGATACGTGGCCCTGGTCGGCACGGCGGTGCTCGTGGCCGTGTCGGTGGGGCCGTCGCACGCGGCCGCGGGGGACATGGCTCTGCTGCCCGATCTCCGGCAGGCGCCGGTGGGGTGCGCGGGCGGCCACACGGTCAGCCCGTCGCGGTGCGTCGACTGGGACGTGTGCCTGGTCGCCGACCCGTCCGCGCCGAGCGGGCCCTGCGTGACGGGCGTTCCGGCCGGCGCGGTCCGGTTACGCTTCACCTCGGCGGTGGAGAACATCGGCGACGGCCCGCTGCTGGTCTACGGCACGCGCAGCGACACCGGTCAGCCGCGGATGACGTCGAGGCAGGCCTTCCAGTCCGCTGTGGACGGTTCGATCCCGGCGTCGTACGAGCAGGCGCAGCACGCGTTGCCGGCGGCGATGTACTACGAGCACGCCCAGGCGCACCAGCACTGGCACATGCTCGACTTCGAGCACTTCCAGCTCCGCACCCCGTCGGGGACCACGGTGGTCACCGACCGCAAGAACGGCTTCTGCCTGGGCGATCGCTACCGGACGGTAGGCCGGCTGCCGAACCGGCCGGCCGACGACGGCAGCCCGGCCGCGGAGTTGGCGAAGGTGCTCTGGGCGAACCGGTGCGGCCACCACGCGCCGGAGGCGTTGAGCACGGTGCAGGGCATCTCGGTCGGCTACGGGGACGACTACGTGTACGCGGTCGACTTCCAGTGGCTCGACATCACGGCCGTGCCGTCCGGCACCTACGACGTGGTGAACGTCGTCAACGGCGACCGGTCGCTGGTGGAGAAGTCCTACGCGAACAACGCGTCCTCGATCGCGATCTCCGTGCGGTGGCCGGGTGGCGCCCACAACCCCCCGGCGCAGATCACCGAACCACCGCAGGTCCGGCTGCTGCGGAGCTGCCCGGGTCAGGAGCGCTGCGCCGGTCGGATCCTCTACTGA
- a CDS encoding serine/threonine-protein kinase, with the protein MSLTTENRVLAGRYRLDGKLGAGGTSEVHRGWDVLLRRFVAVKLFDFRGDPVGGRRFDNEIRTLAALSHPGLLSVYDAGTCGGQSFVVLQLVEGVTLRDRLTQGTLSATHVRALGHRIADTLAHVHEQGVVHRDVKPSNILLDRTGAPYLADFGLARSLGSTRITNAKQVVGTAAYLAPEQVRGEDVGPAADVYALGLVLLECLTGYREYQGKRIDAAVARLHRPPEIPRTLPADLIRLLSLMTSLPARRRPTAARCAELLRAAGRPAPVRPESRGHLRERPGTVPPRR; encoded by the coding sequence ATGTCGTTGACCACTGAGAACCGGGTGCTCGCCGGCCGCTACCGGTTGGACGGCAAGCTCGGCGCGGGCGGAACGTCCGAGGTCCACCGGGGCTGGGACGTGCTGCTCCGGCGGTTCGTCGCGGTCAAGCTGTTCGACTTCCGGGGTGACCCGGTGGGCGGCCGGCGGTTCGACAACGAGATCCGCACGCTGGCCGCCTTGTCGCACCCGGGGTTGCTGTCGGTCTACGACGCGGGCACGTGCGGCGGCCAGTCGTTCGTGGTGTTGCAGCTGGTCGAAGGGGTCACGCTCCGGGATCGGCTGACGCAGGGGACGCTGTCGGCGACGCACGTCCGCGCCCTCGGCCACCGGATCGCCGACACCCTCGCCCACGTGCACGAACAGGGTGTCGTGCACCGCGACGTGAAGCCGTCGAACATCCTCCTCGACCGGACCGGCGCCCCGTACCTGGCCGATTTCGGGCTGGCCCGCTCCCTCGGCTCGACCAGGATCACCAACGCCAAGCAGGTCGTCGGCACCGCCGCCTACCTGGCCCCGGAGCAGGTGCGGGGTGAGGACGTCGGACCGGCCGCGGACGTCTACGCGCTGGGGCTGGTCCTGCTGGAATGCCTGACCGGCTACCGCGAGTACCAGGGCAAGCGGATCGACGCCGCGGTCGCCCGGCTGCACCGCCCGCCCGAGATCCCCCGGACCCTCCCCGCCGACCTGATCCGGCTCCTGTCGCTGATGACGTCACTGCCCGCCCGTCGTCGTCCCACGGCCGCGCGGTGCGCCGAGCTGCTGCGCGCGGCGGGCAGGCCGGCGCCCGTGCGACCGGAGAGCCGGGGCCACCTCAGAGAGCGTCCAGGAACCGTTCCACCACGTCGGTGA
- a CDS encoding alpha/beta fold hydrolase, giving the protein MRVNEIDIAYEDKGSGVPVVFVHGHPFNRSMWQPQLERLSSRYRVIAPDLRGYGETTVVPGKTPLSVFADDLFGLLDRLDVDRVVLCGLSMGGQIVMEAHRARPERVRALILVDTSPDAETPEGRQVRYAVADSFLRDGMGPYSDDVLDKMISPHNVQALPDVAAHVLRMMRGTSPEGAAAAVRGRAERPDYLDSLSRATVPALVVVGEEDEFTPVAVAERMHRTIPGSTLAVIPGAAHMPNLERPDEFTDVVERFLDAL; this is encoded by the coding sequence ATGCGCGTGAACGAGATCGACATCGCCTACGAGGACAAGGGCAGCGGCGTGCCCGTCGTGTTCGTGCACGGCCACCCGTTCAACCGCTCGATGTGGCAGCCACAGCTCGAACGCCTCAGCTCCCGCTACCGGGTCATCGCGCCCGACCTGCGTGGATACGGCGAGACGACGGTGGTGCCCGGCAAGACGCCGCTGAGCGTGTTCGCCGACGACCTGTTCGGTCTCCTCGACCGCCTCGACGTGGACCGGGTGGTGCTGTGCGGGCTGTCCATGGGCGGCCAGATCGTCATGGAGGCGCACCGCGCCCGCCCGGAGCGCGTCCGCGCCCTGATCCTCGTGGACACGTCTCCCGACGCCGAGACGCCGGAAGGGCGTCAAGTCCGGTACGCGGTGGCGGACAGCTTCCTCCGTGACGGCATGGGGCCCTACTCCGACGACGTGCTGGACAAGATGATCTCTCCGCACAACGTCCAAGCCCTGCCCGACGTCGCCGCCCACGTGCTGCGGATGATGCGCGGCACGTCACCGGAAGGCGCCGCCGCGGCGGTGCGCGGGCGCGCGGAACGGCCCGACTACCTCGATTCCCTGTCCCGCGCCACCGTGCCCGCGCTCGTCGTGGTCGGCGAGGAGGACGAGTTCACCCCGGTCGCGGTGGCCGAGCGGATGCACCGGACCATCCCGGGGTCGACGCTCGCGGTGATCCCCGGCGCGGCCCACATGCCGAACCTCGAACGGCCGGACGAGTTCACCGACGTGGTGGAACGGTTCCTGGACGCTCTCTGA
- a CDS encoding winged helix-turn-helix transcriptional regulator — protein MATARSYDQACSAAHALDLVGERWALLVVRELLLGPKRFTDLRVGLPQAGPNVLSQRLRELERTGVVRRRKLPPPAASQVYELTDWGRELEQVLIQLTQWGSRSPLRDLTAAVGVDALMLALRSGHDPDSGLDASYTLRLGEDAFSIRVAAGHLTIVRGEAAAPDAVIDTDPRTFAGLMVHRQRPGDAIAAGTLTVTGDADAVERLLDSITTPEPAPVPET, from the coding sequence ATGGCGACCGCTCGCAGCTACGACCAGGCGTGCTCGGCCGCGCACGCGCTCGACCTCGTCGGTGAACGCTGGGCCCTGCTCGTCGTCCGCGAGCTGCTGCTCGGCCCCAAGCGGTTCACCGACCTGCGGGTGGGCCTGCCCCAAGCCGGCCCCAACGTGCTGTCGCAACGCCTGCGCGAACTCGAGCGGACCGGTGTCGTGCGCCGCCGCAAGCTGCCGCCGCCCGCCGCCTCCCAGGTCTACGAGCTGACCGACTGGGGCCGGGAACTCGAGCAGGTCCTCATCCAGCTCACCCAGTGGGGCTCCCGCTCCCCCCTGCGCGACCTCACCGCGGCTGTCGGCGTCGACGCGCTCATGCTCGCGTTGCGCAGCGGCCACGACCCGGACTCCGGCCTGGACGCGTCCTACACGCTGCGCCTCGGCGAGGACGCGTTCTCGATCCGCGTCGCCGCCGGCCACCTCACCATCGTCCGAGGTGAGGCCGCCGCGCCCGACGCGGTGATCGACACCGATCCGCGGACGTTCGCGGGTCTGATGGTGCACCGGCAACGCCCGGGTGACGCGATCGCCGCCGGAACCCTGACCGTCACCGGCGACGCCGACGCGGTGGAACGCCTGCTCGACTCGATCACCACCCCTGAGCCGGCCCCCGTTCCGGAGACCTAG
- a CDS encoding dienelactone hydrolase family protein: protein MAVSVDAWGVDLAADLGVPDEAAGVVVFAHGSGSSRHSSRNRAVAESLRRDGFATLLLDLLNEREEQEDRVTGRLRFDIGLLAERVAGAVEWTSRREVTRGLPIGLFGASTGAAAALVAAAGTYLVKAVVSRGGRPDLAGPALSRVRAPTLLVVGGQDEQVLDLNLAAAEQLAVTHRIEVVEGATHLFEEPGALEEVARLAGSWFREHL, encoded by the coding sequence ATGGCGGTGTCGGTGGACGCGTGGGGCGTCGACCTGGCCGCCGACCTCGGTGTCCCGGACGAAGCCGCGGGCGTGGTGGTGTTCGCGCACGGTTCGGGCAGTTCACGGCACAGCAGCCGGAACCGGGCCGTGGCGGAGTCGCTGCGGCGGGACGGGTTCGCGACCCTGCTGTTGGACCTGCTGAACGAGCGTGAGGAGCAGGAGGACCGCGTCACGGGCCGGCTGCGGTTCGACATCGGGCTGTTGGCCGAGCGGGTGGCGGGCGCGGTCGAGTGGACGTCGCGGCGAGAGGTGACGCGAGGGCTGCCGATCGGGCTGTTCGGCGCGAGCACCGGCGCGGCGGCGGCCCTGGTGGCGGCGGCGGGGACGTACCTGGTCAAAGCGGTGGTGTCGCGTGGTGGGCGGCCGGATCTGGCCGGCCCCGCGCTGAGCCGGGTGCGTGCGCCGACGTTGTTGGTGGTGGGCGGTCAGGACGAGCAGGTGCTGGACCTTAACCTGGCGGCGGCGGAGCAGTTGGCGGTCACCCACCGGATCGAGGTGGTCGAGGGCGCCACGCACCTGTTCGAGGAGCCGGGCGCGCTGGAGGAAGTCGCACGCCTCGCCGGCTCGTGGTTCCGCGAACACCTCTGA
- a CDS encoding DUF1062 domain-containing protein, whose translation MLKNWMVVPTSLPLVRRRCHACGSERFRASGKFRVNANHKLLDAWLLVLCNACEDTVKLTLLERVNVRSVRPELLDRLHANDPGLTAELLQDPVVLHRNRIALDWDHAWRLDTGGSDHLDREVIDVSVRFAARIPVRPVRLIAEGCDLSRAEVERLIVEGKVVSAFRLTGKLSGDFTFRLKR comes from the coding sequence GTGCTCAAAAACTGGATGGTCGTGCCCACCAGCCTGCCCCTCGTCCGCCGCCGTTGCCACGCGTGCGGGTCCGAGCGCTTCCGGGCAAGCGGCAAATTCCGCGTCAACGCGAACCACAAGCTCCTCGACGCCTGGCTCCTCGTGCTCTGCAACGCTTGCGAGGACACCGTGAAGCTCACGCTCCTGGAACGGGTGAACGTGCGTTCCGTACGGCCCGAGCTGCTGGACCGGTTGCACGCCAACGATCCTGGCCTGACAGCGGAACTGCTCCAGGACCCGGTCGTGCTGCACCGCAACCGCATCGCCCTCGACTGGGACCACGCGTGGCGCCTCGACACCGGCGGATCGGATCACCTGGACCGAGAGGTGATCGACGTTTCGGTCCGCTTCGCCGCGCGGATCCCGGTCCGGCCGGTGCGACTGATCGCTGAAGGTTGCGACCTCTCGCGGGCCGAGGTCGAAAGGCTGATCGTGGAGGGCAAAGTCGTTTCGGCGTTCCGGCTGACCGGCAAGCTCTCCGGCGACTTCACCTTCAGGCTCAAGCGCTGA